One window of the Candidatus Bathyarchaeota archaeon genome contains the following:
- a CDS encoding biotin transporter BioY, translating to MLKKTRFIPLVALFAVLTALGAYIFIPLPFTPVPITLQTLFVYLSGDILGGYLGALSQVIYILLGISGLPVFARGRGGIEVLIGPTGGYLIGFIAAAFIIGKLAKLRSSPAFIWFIFSNLIGTIIIYGIGVFQLSIWVGSFKKAVMLGVFPFLIGDLIKVWLAAYIATRNQIMKIIHLLKN from the coding sequence ATGCTGAAGAAAACTCGATTTATACCTTTAGTAGCTTTATTTGCTGTTTTAACAGCTTTAGGAGCATATATTTTTATTCCATTACCATTCACTCCTGTTCCGATTACTTTACAAACACTATTTGTATATTTATCAGGTGATATTTTGGGAGGATATTTAGGTGCGTTAAGTCAAGTTATATATATATTACTTGGAATTTCAGGATTGCCTGTTTTCGCAAGAGGTAGAGGAGGAATAGAAGTTTTAATTGGACCAACAGGAGGATACTTAATAGGGTTTATAGCTGCAGCTTTTATTATTGGTAAACTTGCTAAACTTAGATCTTCACCTGCTTTCATCTGGTTTATTTTCTCAAATCTTATTGGAACAATCATTATTTACGGCATTGGCGTTTTTCAACTTTCAATATGGGTTGGAAGTTTTAAGAAAGCAGTTATGCTTGGGGTTTTTCCATTTTTAATAGGAGATTTAATAAAAGTATGGTTGGCAGCTTATATAGCTACTAGAAATCAAATAATGAAAATAATACATTTATTAAAAAACTGA
- a CDS encoding cation-translocating P-type ATPase, with protein MNGLTEEEAKKRLMQYGFNELEKPKKISPLKILGEQFTNILIIILLAATVLSFIVGEIIDALTILVIVVAAAVLGFFQEYKAEKAIEALKKMLTPVATVIRDSEEKKIPAKEIVPGDILVLEAGDKIPADGRIIEAFHLQVNEAPLTGESVPVVKQAIIMPKETQVSEMRNMIFAGTTVTDGKGKAIVVATGSNTEFGKIAKEVATIEKEKTPLEQRMDEVGKILSKLMLTACFIVIGIGIIEEFFIHGKLSFEFLIEMILFGVALAVAAVPEALPAIVTGTLAIGMREMAKRNAIVRKMAAVETLGCTTVICADKTGTLTKGEMTVKKIYVNGNIIDVTGVGFEPKGEFIIRNEKINPLNDYALTLLLKAASLCNEAKLIKNERGWQILGDPTEGALIVATVKAGLTQEELKKLYPRINEIPFSSERKRMTTIHKTEEGKIFVFMKGAPEVVLERCNKILMENNIKSISEEEKNKILKVNEEMANNALRVLGVAYKEEYDLMNQNEEAIETNLIFIGLVGMIDPPREEAIEAIKLCKQVKMKPVMITGDHKLTALAIAKEMGIYNEGDLVLTGAELEALTDEEFNKIVDKVTVYARVSPIHKLRIVRAWKAKGEVVAMTGDGVNDAPALKQADIGVAMGITGTEVAKEASDMVIADDNFATIVKAVERGRWIYDNIKKYLIYILRCNIVEMIVLATGVLIGVPLPLFPAQILYINLATDGLPAIALGVGPPDPDLMQRPPRNPKESIFTKDVKYFLAIFPVILSVILLGLFLTSFFAHNESLARTRLFLAFVFFELTVALSSRSLKYSIIKVKPDKFLSLAVLITTIQTILLIIIPVTRQAFKIIYPNLMDIIIIVLLCGITMIFMETLKYVLNKIK; from the coding sequence ATTAATGGTTTAACAGAAGAAGAAGCTAAAAAAAGATTGATGCAGTATGGGTTTAATGAATTAGAAAAACCTAAAAAAATTTCACCATTAAAAATTCTTGGTGAACAATTCACTAACATTTTAATAATAATTCTTTTAGCAGCTACAGTTTTATCCTTTATAGTTGGAGAAATTATTGATGCTTTAACTATTTTAGTTATTGTTGTTGCAGCTGCAGTTTTAGGTTTTTTCCAAGAGTATAAAGCTGAGAAAGCTATAGAAGCTTTAAAGAAAATGCTTACTCCTGTAGCTACAGTTATTCGAGATTCAGAAGAGAAAAAGATTCCTGCTAAAGAGATTGTTCCAGGAGACATTCTCGTATTAGAGGCTGGAGATAAAATTCCAGCTGATGGAAGAATTATAGAGGCTTTTCATCTACAAGTTAATGAAGCCCCATTAACTGGTGAGTCTGTACCTGTAGTTAAACAAGCAATAATTATGCCAAAAGAAACACAAGTTTCAGAAATGAGAAATATGATTTTTGCTGGAACAACAGTTACTGATGGTAAAGGAAAAGCTATTGTTGTTGCAACAGGGTCAAATACAGAGTTTGGTAAAATCGCCAAAGAAGTAGCTACTATAGAAAAAGAAAAAACTCCACTTGAACAAAGAATGGATGAGGTGGGAAAAATTTTAAGTAAGCTTATGCTTACTGCGTGCTTCATAGTTATTGGCATTGGGATTATTGAAGAATTTTTTATTCATGGAAAATTAAGTTTCGAATTTTTGATTGAAATGATCTTGTTTGGAGTTGCTTTAGCGGTAGCTGCTGTTCCAGAAGCTTTACCAGCTATAGTTACTGGAACATTAGCTATAGGAATGCGAGAAATGGCTAAAAGAAATGCGATAGTAAGGAAAATGGCGGCTGTAGAAACTTTAGGTTGCACAACAGTTATATGCGCTGATAAAACTGGAACATTAACTAAGGGGGAAATGACCGTAAAAAAAATATATGTTAATGGTAATATTATTGATGTTACGGGGGTAGGATTTGAGCCTAAAGGAGAATTCATAATTAGGAACGAGAAAATTAACCCATTAAATGATTACGCTTTAACTCTGCTTTTAAAAGCTGCTTCACTATGTAATGAAGCTAAATTAATTAAAAATGAGAGAGGATGGCAAATTTTAGGTGATCCAACAGAAGGGGCATTAATAGTAGCTACTGTTAAAGCAGGTTTAACTCAAGAAGAACTTAAAAAGCTTTATCCACGCATAAACGAGATTCCATTCAGCTCTGAAAGGAAAAGAATGACTACAATTCATAAAACGGAAGAGGGAAAAATTTTTGTTTTTATGAAAGGTGCACCTGAAGTAGTTTTAGAGCGTTGTAATAAAATTTTAATGGAAAATAACATTAAATCTATTTCAGAAGAAGAAAAAAATAAGATATTAAAAGTTAATGAAGAAATGGCAAATAATGCACTTAGAGTTTTAGGAGTAGCATATAAAGAAGAATACGATTTAATGAATCAAAATGAGGAGGCTATTGAAACAAACTTAATCTTTATAGGCTTAGTTGGAATGATTGACCCACCTAGAGAAGAGGCTATTGAAGCTATAAAATTATGTAAACAAGTTAAAATGAAGCCTGTGATGATTACAGGTGATCATAAACTTACAGCTTTAGCTATAGCTAAAGAAATGGGTATTTATAATGAAGGCGATTTAGTTCTAACTGGTGCTGAACTTGAAGCTTTAACTGATGAAGAATTTAATAAAATTGTTGATAAAGTAACAGTTTATGCAAGAGTTTCTCCAATTCATAAATTAAGAATTGTGAGAGCTTGGAAAGCTAAAGGTGAAGTTGTAGCAATGACAGGGGATGGTGTTAATGATGCCCCAGCCTTAAAACAAGCTGATATAGGAGTGGCTATGGGAATAACTGGAACAGAAGTGGCTAAAGAAGCTTCAGATATGGTTATAGCTGATGATAATTTCGCTACTATAGTTAAAGCTGTAGAAAGAGGAAGATGGATTTATGATAACATAAAGAAATATTTAATATATATTCTTAGATGCAACATAGTTGAAATGATAGTTTTAGCAACTGGAGTTTTAATAGGCGTTCCATTACCGCTTTTTCCAGCTCAAATCCTTTATATAAATTTAGCTACAGATGGGTTGCCAGCTATAGCTTTAGGAGTAGGGCCACCTGATCCTGATCTAATGCAAAGGCCGCCTAGAAATCCTAAGGAAAGTATTTTCACTAAAGATGTTAAATACTTTTTAGCGATTTTTCCAGTTATTTTAAGCGTTATACTCTTAGGATTGTTTTTAACATCTTTCTTTGCTCATAATGAAAGCTTAGCTCGAACAAGATTATTTTTAGCTTTTGTATTTTTTGAGTTAACTGTAGCGCTTTCCAGCAGATCATTAAAATATAGTATAATAAAAGTTAAGCCGGATAAATTTCTTTCATTAGCAGTTTTAATCACAACCATTCAAACAATATTGTTAATTATAATTCCAGTAACTCGCCAAGCCTTTAAAATAATTTATCCAAATTTAATGGATATTATAATAATTGTCTTGCTATGCGGAATAACGATGATATTTATGGAGACACTTAAATATGTTCTTAATAAAATTAAGTAA
- a CDS encoding MoaD/ThiS family protein has translation MKIKVLLFGHLRKAVGQKEIEYESAHITYVKDVINFLKEKSPEFKEILTKLAPGETIAILVNNKIALENVKLKDGDEVALIPPISGG, from the coding sequence TTGAAAATTAAAGTGCTTCTTTTTGGTCATCTTAGAAAAGCAGTAGGTCAAAAAGAAATAGAATATGAAAGCGCACACATAACTTACGTTAAAGATGTAATAAATTTCTTGAAGGAAAAATCCCCTGAATTTAAAGAAATATTAACTAAACTCGCGCCTGGGGAAACCATAGCAATACTTGTTAATAATAAAATTGCTTTAGAAAATGTAAAACTAAAGGATGGGGATGAAGTAGCTTTAATTCCACCAATCTCTGGAGGTTAA
- a CDS encoding ParB/RepB/Spo0J family partition protein — translation MTKVEGLVSSITYVEVSKIIPNKFKVRELDETVVKELMDSIKINGLLQPIMVRPIEAGIGYEIIFGLHRFEAVKRLGLKLIPAIITSVSDEEALLMNIIENLQRNIKVNPIMEAQCYKNLISKGWTIHEIAQKIGKSDSYVYERLRLLDRLHPVIQRKLITRACNTFITPSHAERLALINDKKQQLKLAKLIEEKHLSLHQLERLTGRAYSLPKNCLCLKCSNYPCKLLKSHKLRL, via the coding sequence ATGACAAAAGTTGAAGGTTTAGTCTCTTCAATTACTTACGTTGAAGTTAGTAAGATTATTCCAAATAAATTTAAGGTTAGAGAACTTGATGAAACAGTTGTTAAGGAACTTATGGACTCTATTAAAATTAATGGTTTACTTCAACCTATAATGGTTAGACCTATAGAAGCTGGAATAGGATATGAGATAATATTTGGTTTACACAGATTTGAAGCGGTTAAACGATTGGGCTTAAAGTTAATTCCTGCAATAATTACTTCTGTTTCAGATGAAGAAGCTCTCTTAATGAATATTATTGAAAACCTTCAACGAAATATTAAAGTGAATCCAATAATGGAAGCTCAATGTTATAAAAACCTTATTTCTAAAGGTTGGACAATTCATGAAATTGCACAAAAAATTGGAAAAAGCGATAGCTACGTTTACGAAAGGTTAAGATTGCTTGATAGACTTCACCCAGTTATTCAGAGAAAATTAATTACACGCGCGTGTAATACATTTATAACTCCGTCACATGCCGAACGTTTAGCTCTTATTAATGATAAAAAACAGCAGCTTAAATTAGCTAAATTGATTGAAGAAAAACACCTATCTCTTCATCAGTTAGAAAGATTAACTGGACGAGCATATTCCCTACCTAAAAATTGTTTATGTTTAAAATGCTCTAATTATCCATGTAAACTCTTAAAATCTCATAAATTACGATTGTAA
- a CDS encoding aspartate aminotransferase family protein, with product MNEEEILDRYKKLHSKSYEMYQEYSKILPGGVAAFGQYKSPFPIYFSRAKGSRMWDVDGNEYIDTHAGYGPLILGHNHPVVLQAIEEAKERGLQYGAPSDLIGEWAKIIIKHVPSIEMIRFLNSGSEAINVAVRIARAYTNRIKVGKIEGCYHGSNTDWACVSVHEFAGSPENPEPAPHSLGVYDALKNTVVLPFNDPPNAERIIKKHSNELACVLMEPISGTGLSFAEPTQEYVKTLREVTAEHDIPLIFDEIMVGFRYGNMSCAQGYLKVKPDITVLGKVIGGGAPVGAVGGRKDIMDMVNPTRGKTASERVYQSGTFCGNPFTAAIGLATLKYLDANESKVYSHINSLAEKIRKGLKEIIEDLKIPAQVVGNFSTYEAIFEEKMHRNLRELLRADSKKLKLRDIELINRGIFKSIGHFAFTCLPHTNEDVEKILNAYAEAFKAVS from the coding sequence TTGAATGAAGAAGAAATATTGGATAGATATAAAAAGCTTCATTCAAAATCTTATGAAATGTATCAGGAGTACTCAAAAATTCTTCCAGGCGGTGTAGCTGCTTTCGGTCAATATAAATCTCCATTTCCAATATATTTTTCAAGAGCTAAAGGTAGTAGAATGTGGGATGTAGATGGAAACGAGTATATAGATACACATGCAGGTTATGGTCCATTAATTTTGGGGCACAATCATCCTGTTGTTCTTCAAGCTATTGAAGAAGCAAAAGAGAGAGGATTACAATATGGGGCGCCATCGGATTTAATTGGTGAATGGGCTAAAATAATAATTAAGCATGTTCCATCGATTGAAATGATTCGATTTCTTAATAGTGGTTCAGAAGCTATAAATGTGGCTGTTAGAATTGCTAGAGCTTACACTAATAGAATTAAAGTAGGTAAAATTGAAGGATGCTATCATGGTTCTAACACAGATTGGGCTTGTGTAAGCGTTCATGAATTTGCGGGATCGCCGGAAAATCCGGAACCTGCTCCGCATTCTTTAGGTGTTTATGATGCATTAAAAAATACAGTTGTCCTTCCTTTTAATGATCCTCCTAACGCTGAAAGAATTATTAAAAAACATAGCAATGAATTAGCTTGCGTATTAATGGAGCCTATTTCTGGAACAGGTTTAAGTTTCGCCGAACCAACTCAAGAATACGTTAAAACATTAAGGGAAGTTACAGCTGAACATGATATACCATTAATATTTGATGAAATAATGGTTGGTTTCAGATATGGAAATATGAGTTGCGCGCAAGGATACCTAAAAGTTAAGCCAGATATAACTGTTCTTGGGAAAGTAATAGGTGGGGGGGCTCCAGTTGGAGCTGTTGGAGGAAGAAAAGATATAATGGATATGGTTAATCCTACACGTGGTAAAACAGCTTCGGAAAGAGTTTATCAAAGTGGAACATTCTGCGGAAATCCTTTCACAGCAGCTATTGGACTTGCAACTTTAAAATATTTAGATGCAAATGAAAGCAAAGTATATTCACATATTAATAGTTTAGCTGAAAAAATTAGAAAGGGGTTAAAAGAAATAATTGAGGATTTAAAAATACCCGCTCAAGTTGTTGGAAACTTTTCAACTTATGAAGCTATTTTTGAAGAAAAAATGCATAGAAATCTGCGCGAACTTTTAAGAGCAGACTCAAAAAAACTAAAATTAAGGGACATCGAACTAATAAATAGAGGCATATTTAAATCTATAGGGCATTTTGCATTTACATGTTTACCTCACACAAATGAAGATGTTGAAAAAATTTTAAATGCATATGCTGAAGCCTTTAAAGCCGTTAGTTAA
- a CDS encoding aspartate aminotransferase family protein, with product MQCWGIQKNYNPIPVYKTEGCWIYTTDGRKIFDLRSAHESINLGFRNEKVIKAMCKQMEKVIYVTDDFATEPTAELAETLAKISPGDPNKKVWFSQSGAAAVEAAVKGARFYKYIETFKFNKPSSPLYPYPYKIISRYRSYHGATYGAISLSGDPRRWCIEPLVVPGVIYAPDAYCYRCPFNQEYPSCDITCANYIDEMIELEGGSDKVAAIILEPIVGSNGIIPPPKEYFPIIKEICDKRNILLIVDEIMSGFGRTGEMFAINHYKVVPDIIVMGKALGVYCPLGATIFSKKIAEAFEDNLFCHGQSYSGHALACAAALASIKVLLEENILNHVKTMGNYLSKRLKELESHKSVGDIRGLGLFWQLELVKDRKTKEPFRSPTKKYEETIINKIAKYLLEEKNVYIPADKFGIWIVPPLIVNKEEIDFFVDAIDDALKISDKEAT from the coding sequence ATGCAGTGTTGGGGAATACAAAAAAATTATAATCCTATTCCAGTATACAAGACTGAGGGATGCTGGATATATACTACAGATGGAAGAAAAATTTTTGATCTTCGTAGCGCTCACGAATCTATAAATTTAGGATTTAGGAACGAAAAGGTAATTAAAGCTATGTGTAAACAAATGGAAAAAGTAATTTATGTTACAGATGATTTTGCAACAGAGCCTACAGCAGAATTAGCTGAGACATTAGCAAAAATAAGTCCTGGAGACCCGAATAAAAAAGTTTGGTTTTCTCAAAGTGGAGCTGCAGCTGTTGAAGCTGCTGTGAAAGGAGCCCGATTTTACAAATATATTGAAACTTTTAAGTTTAATAAACCTTCATCTCCATTATATCCTTACCCATATAAAATAATTTCACGATATAGATCATATCATGGTGCAACTTACGGGGCCATAAGTTTAAGTGGAGACCCTAGACGATGGTGTATAGAACCTTTAGTTGTTCCAGGCGTGATATATGCTCCAGATGCGTACTGTTATAGATGTCCATTCAATCAAGAATATCCAAGTTGTGATATAACATGTGCCAACTATATAGATGAAATGATTGAACTTGAAGGAGGCTCGGATAAAGTTGCTGCTATAATACTTGAGCCTATAGTTGGATCAAATGGAATAATTCCCCCTCCAAAAGAGTATTTTCCAATAATAAAAGAAATATGTGATAAACGGAATATACTTTTAATTGTAGATGAAATAATGAGTGGTTTTGGAAGAACAGGAGAAATGTTTGCGATAAATCATTATAAAGTTGTTCCAGACATAATAGTTATGGGGAAAGCTTTAGGTGTATATTGTCCTCTTGGCGCAACAATTTTTAGTAAGAAAATTGCTGAAGCATTTGAAGATAACTTATTTTGTCATGGTCAAAGTTATTCAGGTCATGCTTTAGCTTGTGCAGCAGCTTTAGCTAGTATTAAAGTTCTTTTAGAAGAGAATATATTAAATCATGTTAAAACTATGGGTAACTACTTAAGTAAAAGATTAAAGGAATTAGAAAGCCATAAATCAGTCGGTGATATTAGAGGTTTAGGCTTATTTTGGCAATTAGAACTTGTGAAGGATAGGAAAACAAAGGAACCGTTTAGATCTCCAACTAAAAAATATGAAGAAACAATCATTAATAAAATAGCTAAATACCTGCTTGAAGAAAAAAATGTCTATATACCAGCAGATAAATTTGGCATATGGATAGTCCCACCATTAATAGTTAATAAAGAGGAAATAGATTTTTTTGTAGATGCTATAGATGATGCATTAAAAATTTCAGATAAAGAAGCAACTTAA
- a CDS encoding HD domain-containing protein, giving the protein MKKIKLPSREECFILMKKYNVPENILKHSLVVNKFAIQLANLLINEGEQVNKILVDRASLLHDIGKFKALNKGVSHEEEGYKILKKEGFNEIANIVKKHSLFSVLNKKEAPVTWEEKIVFYADKRVNEDKIVTLKERMNYLKKRYGKNKKILKKIEAAEPLIYQIEKEIFNKISKTSLNF; this is encoded by the coding sequence ATGAAAAAAATTAAGCTCCCGTCTAGAGAAGAATGCTTTATCTTAATGAAAAAATATAATGTTCCAGAAAATATTTTAAAGCATTCACTAGTAGTTAACAAATTTGCAATTCAATTAGCAAACTTACTAATTAATGAGGGAGAACAAGTAAACAAAATTTTAGTTGATAGAGCCTCTCTTCTTCATGATATAGGTAAATTTAAAGCCTTAAATAAAGGAGTCTCTCATGAAGAAGAAGGTTATAAAATATTAAAGAAAGAAGGTTTTAATGAAATAGCAAACATAGTTAAAAAGCATTCTTTATTTAGTGTTTTAAATAAGAAAGAAGCTCCTGTTACTTGGGAGGAAAAAATAGTTTTTTACGCAGATAAAAGAGTTAACGAAGATAAAATTGTAACCTTAAAAGAACGAATGAACTATTTAAAAAAAAGATACGGAAAAAATAAAAAAATCCTTAAAAAAATTGAAGCTGCTGAACCATTAATTTATCAAATTGAAAAAGAGATTTTTAATAAAATAAGCAAGACGTCACTTAATTTTTAA
- a CDS encoding aspartate aminotransferase family protein: protein MEDAEILGSSFNEKILEKFKTEGDLSISKLRLKWWEKLSEDTRKLLKEDNKYYLHQSLSTPCLNVLSECKDVYIMDVSGKRYLDFHGNCVHNVGFSNPKVIQAIKDQLDKLTFCPRRYTNEIAIKLAKKLTELTSGNLSRCLLSPGGAEAVEMALKLAMGYTKRYKILSWWDSFHGATFATISIGGEAIFRGEISLLPGTIHVHPPDCYRCPYGHESQEKCSFTCIEIVKSVIEKEGGDLCAMIAEPIRGAHAIVPPLNYWREIKKICTEYGILLIFDEILIGLGRTGKMFAYEHFNIVPDILVLGKSLGGGILPIAGIVARDDLNVMGHRALGHFTHEKNPVLCAAALATIRVLQEENLVENAAKIGEYALKRMNEMKEFHQLIGDVRGKGLLLAIELVKDKKRKIRASEEGELVMYKCLEKGLNLKLTMGNILALTPALTITKEQMDKALDIIDEALSEVEKNYY, encoded by the coding sequence ATGGAGGATGCAGAAATTTTGGGGTCATCATTTAATGAGAAAATTCTTGAAAAATTTAAAACTGAAGGTGATTTAAGTATTTCTAAGCTGAGATTAAAATGGTGGGAAAAACTTTCAGAAGATACCAGAAAACTTTTAAAGGAAGACAATAAATATTACCTTCATCAATCTTTATCAACTCCATGTTTAAACGTTTTAAGTGAATGCAAAGATGTTTATATTATGGATGTTTCAGGGAAACGATATTTAGATTTTCATGGTAATTGCGTGCATAATGTTGGTTTTTCTAATCCTAAAGTTATTCAAGCCATAAAAGATCAACTTGATAAATTAACTTTTTGTCCAAGAAGATACACTAATGAGATTGCTATAAAACTTGCTAAAAAGCTTACTGAACTTACTTCAGGAAATTTAAGTAGATGTTTACTTTCTCCAGGAGGAGCTGAAGCTGTAGAAATGGCTTTAAAATTAGCGATGGGATATACAAAAAGATATAAGATTCTTTCATGGTGGGATTCATTTCACGGAGCCACCTTCGCTACAATAAGCATTGGTGGAGAAGCTATTTTTAGAGGAGAAATTAGCTTATTACCTGGGACAATTCATGTTCATCCTCCAGATTGTTATCGATGCCCCTATGGACATGAAAGTCAAGAAAAATGTAGCTTTACGTGTATAGAAATTGTTAAAAGTGTTATAGAAAAAGAGGGTGGAGATTTATGTGCAATGATAGCTGAGCCTATACGAGGGGCTCATGCTATTGTACCACCATTAAATTACTGGAGGGAAATTAAAAAAATATGTACAGAATATGGAATTTTACTTATATTTGATGAAATATTAATTGGTTTAGGTCGAACAGGTAAAATGTTTGCTTATGAACATTTTAATATAGTTCCCGATATTCTTGTTTTAGGTAAATCACTTGGTGGCGGTATCTTACCTATTGCGGGGATCGTAGCTAGAGATGATTTAAATGTTATGGGCCATAGAGCTTTAGGGCATTTTACCCATGAGAAAAACCCTGTTTTATGCGCAGCTGCATTAGCAACAATTAGAGTTTTACAAGAAGAAAACCTTGTTGAAAATGCTGCTAAAATAGGCGAATATGCTTTAAAAAGGATGAATGAAATGAAGGAGTTTCATCAGCTTATAGGTGATGTAAGAGGAAAAGGGCTTTTACTTGCTATTGAGCTTGTTAAAGATAAAAAAAGAAAGATTCGCGCTTCTGAAGAAGGAGAATTAGTTATGTATAAATGCCTCGAGAAAGGCTTGAATCTAAAATTAACAATGGGCAACATTTTAGCTTTAACTCCTGCATTAACAATAACTAAAGAACAAATGGATAAAGCTTTAGATATTATAGATGAAGCATTAAGTGAAGTTGAAAAAAACTATTATTGA
- a CDS encoding biotin--[acetyl-CoA-carboxylase] ligase, translated as MKIPIFILLKLTLNNNEFKILWFKTVDSTNNIAKKLAEEGFEEGTIIVAETQTKGRGRYRRTWFSPKGGLWFSIILRPEMSPNEVFKLNFLTTLSIVKAINDLYNLKAEIKWPNDVLINGKKVCGVLNETKIKDGKLEFVILGIGMNVNIPLEVFPKELRKTSTSLKILLRENVPIMVLLQKILKNIFFYYSEVKKNFIQILNEYKCFMKMLNSWVEINVGNKKMKGQVIDVNEETGALIVKLRNNNFQEIFDINNCRIKLLTS; from the coding sequence ATGAAAATCCCTATTTTTATACTTCTTAAATTAACCTTGAATAATAACGAGTTTAAAATCCTTTGGTTTAAAACTGTTGATTCAACAAATAATATAGCTAAAAAACTTGCTGAGGAAGGTTTTGAGGAAGGAACAATTATCGTAGCTGAAACTCAAACAAAAGGAAGAGGCCGGTATAGAAGAACATGGTTTTCTCCTAAGGGAGGGCTATGGTTTTCTATAATATTGAGACCTGAAATGTCACCTAATGAAGTTTTCAAACTAAACTTTTTAACAACATTATCGATAGTCAAAGCGATTAATGACCTTTATAATCTAAAAGCAGAAATTAAATGGCCGAATGATGTTTTAATTAATGGAAAAAAAGTTTGTGGAGTATTAAATGAAACTAAAATTAAAGATGGGAAACTAGAATTTGTAATTTTAGGAATAGGTATGAATGTGAATATACCATTAGAAGTTTTTCCTAAGGAATTGAGAAAGACTTCAACATCATTAAAGATCTTATTAAGAGAAAATGTCCCAATAATGGTGCTTTTACAAAAAATACTTAAAAATATATTTTTTTATTATTCCGAAGTTAAAAAAAATTTTATTCAAATCTTAAATGAATATAAATGCTTTATGAAAATGTTAAATTCCTGGGTAGAAATTAATGTTGGAAATAAAAAAATGAAAGGACAAGTTATTGATGTAAACGAAGAAACTGGGGCATTAATCGTGAAACTTAGAAATAATAATTTTCAAGAAATTTTTGACATAAATAACTGTCGCATTAAATTGTTAACTTCATAA
- a CDS encoding phosphate uptake regulator PhoU, whose product MSKSSFEETRKMQLTGRSTYIVSLPKKWVKEMKLNAGDQLVIKRQSEAALLITPKSKKITPEKDVFLKVSSKDNPDAIARKIISLYLIGFNTIKLIAENERISSDQRKVIKEIVRKKLIGAEIITDSPSEMNLKILLSYPELSIETALSRMCSLARSMHKDALTALTGLNYELAKNVIDLDDEVDRFNLYIVRQLKSAVQDPYEIKEMGLTNPRDCLGYRLVTKSIERIADHAVRIAEKVLTFKNPLNKQTIEKITQLNEFSDSIFEMAINALLSRNYNLAEEALEQSHEIENLENEVVSHLLNQGFDTKDVSNLRLILESIRRVAEYAEDIAEIVLNLAIMDLLSKT is encoded by the coding sequence TTGAGTAAATCAAGTTTTGAAGAAACTAGGAAAATGCAGTTAACTGGTAGATCCACATACATTGTTTCTTTACCTAAAAAATGGGTTAAAGAAATGAAACTTAATGCTGGAGATCAATTAGTTATTAAAAGGCAAAGTGAGGCGGCTTTATTGATTACACCAAAATCTAAAAAAATTACTCCTGAAAAAGATGTTTTTTTAAAAGTTTCTTCTAAAGATAACCCTGATGCAATTGCTCGAAAAATTATTTCATTATATTTAATAGGTTTTAACACAATTAAATTGATTGCTGAAAATGAAAGAATATCTTCTGATCAAAGGAAAGTAATTAAGGAAATTGTTAGGAAAAAACTTATTGGTGCTGAAATAATTACTGATTCACCAAGCGAAATGAACTTAAAAATACTTTTAAGTTATCCTGAGTTATCAATTGAAACAGCTTTAAGCAGAATGTGTTCTTTAGCCCGTTCAATGCATAAAGATGCTTTAACAGCTTTAACTGGATTGAATTATGAGCTTGCTAAAAATGTTATAGATCTTGATGATGAAGTTGATCGTTTTAACCTTTATATTGTTAGGCAACTTAAATCAGCTGTTCAAGACCCGTATGAAATTAAGGAAATGGGATTAACTAATCCTAGAGATTGTTTAGGATATAGGCTTGTTACTAAAAGTATTGAAAGAATAGCTGATCATGCTGTTAGAATAGCTGAAAAAGTTTTAACTTTTAAGAACCCATTAAATAAACAAACGATAGAGAAAATAACACAGTTAAACGAGTTTTCTGATTCAATTTTTGAAATGGCTATAAATGCTTTGCTTTCAAGAAACTATAATTTAGCTGAAGAAGCTTTAGAGCAAAGTCATGAAATAGAAAACTTAGAAAATGAAGTTGTATCTCATCTTTTAAATCAAGGCTTCGATACAAAAGATGTATCAAATCTTAGGTTGATTCTTGAAAGCATAAGAAGAGTAGCTGAATACGCTGAAGATATAGCTGAAATAGTCTTAAATTTAGCTATAATGGATTTACTTTCTAAAACCTAA